A stretch of DNA from Mycobacterium senriense:
CATCAGATTGCGACGCGGCATCACGATCCGTCGTCGCAGTACCGTGACGGCATGCCCGACGAACCAGTCACGCCCGGCCCGACGGGGCCCGCACCCGAGTACGACGACACCGGTGTGCCGACCTTCGAGTCGGTGCGCGACCAGATCGAGGCCCGGTACGCGACCGCGCAAGGCGCCGCGGAACTCGACGCGGAGTCACCCGAAGGCCGCTCGGTTGACGAACAATACGACGAACGCCGGCGTGCCGCGGCCGAGCGGCTGACCCAGATCCGGCAATCGATGCGGCCCGATCAGGGATGACCGGGCTCAGGCGGTGACCTTGCGGCGGCGGTTCGATCGCCGCGGAGCGCTGGATGGCGCCGGGCTGCGGCCGATCACCTCGGCGAGGAACTTCCCGGTGTAGCTCTCCGGCACCGCGGCGACGTCCTCCGGAGTGCCTTCCGCGACAACGGTTCCGCCCTCGGCGCCGCCTTCCGGCCCCATGTCGATGATCCAGTCCGAGGTCTTGATCACGTCCAGGTTGTGCTCGATGACGATGACCGTGTTGCCCTTGTCGACAAGGCCGTTGATGACCTTCAGCAGCTTGCGGATGTCGTCGAAATGCAGGCCCGTGGTGGGTTCGTCGAGGATGTACACCGTGCGTCCGGTCGAGCGCTTCTGCAGTTCCGCGGCCAGTTTGACCCGCTGCGCCTCGCCGCCGGACAGCGTCGGCGCGGGCTGGCCGAGCCGCACGTATCCCAGCCCCACGTCGACCAGGGTGCGCAGGTAGCGGTGGATGCCGGTGATCGGCTCGAAGAACTCCGCCGCCTCCTCGATGGACATATCCAGCACCTCGGAGATGGTCTTGCCCTTGTAGTGCACCTCCAGGGTTTCCCGGTTGTAGCGGGCGCCGTGGCAGACCTCACACGGCACATACACGTCGGGCAGGAAGTTCATCTCGATCTTGATGGTGCCGTCGCCGGTGCACGCCTCGCAGCGGCCGCCCTTGACGTTGAACGAGAACCGGCCCGGTTGATAGCCACGGACTTTGGCCTCGGTGGTGGCGGCGAACAGGGTGCGGATCTTGTCGAATACCCCGGTGTAGGTGGCCGGGTTGGATCGCGGCGTGCGACCGATCGGTGACTGGTCCACCCGCACCAGCTTGTCCAGGTGATCAAGCCCGGTGACCCGGGTGTGCCGGCCGGGGACCTGCCGGGCGCCGTTGAGCCGGTTGGCCAGCACCGCGGCCAGGATGTCGTTCACCAGCGTCGATTTGCCGGATCCGGACACACCGGTCACCGAGGTGAGGACGCCGAGCGGGAAACAGACGTCGATGCCACGCAAATTGTGCTCGCGGGCGCCGACGACGGTCAGCTGACGCTTGCGGTCTATCGCGCGCCGCTTCGCCGGCATCTCGATGCGTTCCCTGCCCGACAGGTAGGCGCCGGTGATCGAATCCTTGTTCGCCAGCAGCTCGCTGTAGGTGCCGCTGTGCACGATCTCGCCCCCGTGCTCACCGGCCCGCGGGCCGATGTCGACAATCCAGTCTGCGTGCGCGATGGTGTCCTCGTCATGCTCGACGACGATCAGCGTGTTACCCAAACCCCTTAGCCGCGTGAGGGTTTCGATGAGCCGGCGGTTGTCGCGCTGATGCAGCCCGATGGACGGCTCGTCGAGCACGTAGAGCACGCCGACCAAACCGGACCCGATCTGGGTGGCCAGCCGAATCCGTTGTGCCTCACCGCCGGACAGCGTTGCCGCGGCGCGGGACAGCGACAGGTACTCCAGCCCCACGTCGAGCAAAAAGCCCAGCCGCGACTGGATTTCCTTGAGCACCTGCCCGGCGATCGCCTTCTCTCGGACGCCGAGGGTGAGTCCGTTCAGAAAGTCCGCGCAGTCCGAGATCGACAAATCGCAGACTTCGGCGATGGACTTCGCGCCCCGGTCCCCCGCGGCCAGCGTGACGGCCAGAATCTCTGGCTTGAGCCGCGTTCCGTCACACTCCGGGCAGGGCACGTCCCGCATGAAGCCTTCGTAGCGTTCCTTCATCTGCTCGGACTCGGTCTGGGCCATCTTGCGCTGCAGGAAGGCCAGCACGCCCTCGAAGTCGGCGTAGTAGGACCGGGTCCGCCCGTATCGGTTGCGGTACCGCACGTGCACCTGGTGATCGGAGCCCTCGAGAATGGCCTTGCGGGCCTTGGCCGGCAGCTTGCGCCACGGGGTGTCGACGTCGAAGCCCATCTCGTCGCCCAGCCCGGCCATCATCCGGGTGAAGTACTCCGCGGTGTGGCCCGCCGACCACGGCGCCACCGCGCCCTCGGCCAGGGTGCGCTCGGGGTCCGGCACCACCAGGTCGGGGTCGACCTCCTTGCGGATGCCCAGGCCGCTGCACTCCGGGCAGGCGCCGTAGGGCGAGTTGAACGAGAACGACCGCGGTTCCAGGTCGTCGACCGCCAGCGCGTGCCCGTTGGGACAGGCCAGCTTCTCGGAGAACCGCTGCTCCCGGTTGTGCGCGTCGTGTTCGTGGTCGACGAACTCGAGCACCACGATGCCGTCGGCCAGGTTCAGCGCGGTTTCCACCGAATCGGTGAGCCGCTGTTTGGCCGACGCCTTGACGGTCAGGCGGTCCACCACCACCTCGATGTCGTGCTTCTCCTGCTTCTTCAGCTTCGGCGGATCGGTCAGCGGGTGCACGACACCGTCGACCCGCACCCGGCTGTAGCCCTGGGCGTTCAGCTTCTCGAACAGGTCGGCGAACTCACCCTTGCGGGTGCGCACCACCGGGGCGAGCACCAAAAACCGGGTTCCCTCCGGCATCGCCAGCACCTGATCGACGATTTGCTGCGGGGTCTGGCGGGCGATCCGCTCGCCACAGATCGGGCAGTGCGGCGTGCCGGCCCGCGCGTAGAGCAGCCGCAGGTAGTCGTACACCTCGGTGATGGTGCCGACGGTGGAACGCGGGTTGCGGTTGGTCGATTTCTGGTCGATGGACACCGCCGGGGACAGGCCCTCGATGAAGTCGACGTCCGGCTTGTCCATCTGGCCCAGGAACTGACGGGCATAGGCGGACAGCGACTCCACGTAACGGCGCTGCCCTTCGGCGAAGATCGTGTCGAAGGCCAGCGACGATTTGCCCGAACCCGACAGCCCGGTGAAGACGATCAGCGCGTCGCGGGGCAGGTCGAGATCGACGCCGCGCAGGTTGTGCTCGCGGGCGCCCTTGACGATCAGACGGTCAGCCAACGCTGCCCCTCTCAGGAACTATCTGGCGACTTCTCGTAGCCGCGCTGCGGAATCCGAGCCGGAATTGCGCGCGGCGCATTCCATGCTATGTGCCCATACCGACAAGCAACGTGCGACCAGTAACGTGGCTGAAGTCGGGACCAAGGAGTGGCGCACATGACTGCAGTGGACGACAACTACACCGGACACGTTGACCCCGGTACCGCGGCCCGCCGGACCCTACCCGGCGCCATGATCCTAAAGGTCTCGGTCGGCCCCATGGACAACAACGCATATCTGATTACTTGTTCCGCTACCGGCGAAACACTGCTGATCGACGCCGCCAACGACGCGGACGTGCTGATCGACCTGATCCGGCAGTACGCGCCGAAGGTGTCGCTGATCGTGACCAGCCACCAGCACTTCGATCACTGGCAGGCGCTGGAGGCGGTGGCGGCCGCCACCGGGGCGCCGACCGCCGCCAACGAGATCGACGCGGAACCGCTGCCAGTCAAACCGGACCGTTTGCTGGACAACGGCGATACCGTGCAGATCGGCGACCTGACGTTCGACGTCATCCACCTGCG
This window harbors:
- a CDS encoding PspA/IM30 family protein, producing MPDEPVTPGPTGPAPEYDDTGVPTFESVRDQIEARYATAQGAAELDAESPEGRSVDEQYDERRRAAAERLTQIRQSMRPDQG
- the uvrA gene encoding excinuclease ABC subunit UvrA → MADRLIVKGAREHNLRGVDLDLPRDALIVFTGLSGSGKSSLAFDTIFAEGQRRYVESLSAYARQFLGQMDKPDVDFIEGLSPAVSIDQKSTNRNPRSTVGTITEVYDYLRLLYARAGTPHCPICGERIARQTPQQIVDQVLAMPEGTRFLVLAPVVRTRKGEFADLFEKLNAQGYSRVRVDGVVHPLTDPPKLKKQEKHDIEVVVDRLTVKASAKQRLTDSVETALNLADGIVVLEFVDHEHDAHNREQRFSEKLACPNGHALAVDDLEPRSFSFNSPYGACPECSGLGIRKEVDPDLVVPDPERTLAEGAVAPWSAGHTAEYFTRMMAGLGDEMGFDVDTPWRKLPAKARKAILEGSDHQVHVRYRNRYGRTRSYYADFEGVLAFLQRKMAQTESEQMKERYEGFMRDVPCPECDGTRLKPEILAVTLAAGDRGAKSIAEVCDLSISDCADFLNGLTLGVREKAIAGQVLKEIQSRLGFLLDVGLEYLSLSRAAATLSGGEAQRIRLATQIGSGLVGVLYVLDEPSIGLHQRDNRRLIETLTRLRGLGNTLIVVEHDEDTIAHADWIVDIGPRAGEHGGEIVHSGTYSELLANKDSITGAYLSGRERIEMPAKRRAIDRKRQLTVVGAREHNLRGIDVCFPLGVLTSVTGVSGSGKSTLVNDILAAVLANRLNGARQVPGRHTRVTGLDHLDKLVRVDQSPIGRTPRSNPATYTGVFDKIRTLFAATTEAKVRGYQPGRFSFNVKGGRCEACTGDGTIKIEMNFLPDVYVPCEVCHGARYNRETLEVHYKGKTISEVLDMSIEEAAEFFEPITGIHRYLRTLVDVGLGYVRLGQPAPTLSGGEAQRVKLAAELQKRSTGRTVYILDEPTTGLHFDDIRKLLKVINGLVDKGNTVIVIEHNLDVIKTSDWIIDMGPEGGAEGGTVVAEGTPEDVAAVPESYTGKFLAEVIGRSPAPSSAPRRSNRRRKVTA
- a CDS encoding MBL fold metallo-hydrolase, which translates into the protein MTAVDDNYTGHVDPGTAARRTLPGAMILKVSVGPMDNNAYLITCSATGETLLIDAANDADVLIDLIRQYAPKVSLIVTSHQHFDHWQALEAVAAATGAPTAANEIDAEPLPVKPDRLLDNGDTVQIGDLTFDVIHLRGHTPGSIALALDGPATGGVAQLFTGDCLFPGGVGKTWQPGDFTQLIEDVSTRVFDVYDDSTIIYPGHGDDTALGAERPHLSEWRERGW